In Halobacterium noricense, the genomic stretch CGCCGGCGAGGACTCCCCTGAATGGGCGCGTGCTGCGAGTGAGGCCGCGCGCCGGCTGAAGAACCGCCTGAACGAGCACCGGTAGGGTTAGCTCGGGCCCGGCCCAGAACCTCCCCGTACCTCGGCGGCGCACTCCGTGCAGTAGCCGGTCGAGGGGTCGTAGTGGGCCTGGCAGACGAGCGCACCACACCGGTCGCAACTGAACTGTGCTTGCTCGCTCTCGCAAATCTGACAGAGGCCGGTGACGCTCATGTCGTCGCGTTCGACGCCGACCCCCAAGAGTGTGGGCCAACAGCCTTTACGTGCGCGCGACGAACTGGCGCGTAACCGTGAGGACCGACGCGAGCATCGTCTGGGGGCTGGCGGGCACGTTCGGCGTCCTCGGCGTCGTGTTCGGGATTCTGGGCGTCGTCTACAGCCCGGTCGCGCTCGGCGTCGCGGTGCCGTTCGCGCTCGCTGGGGGCGTGTTCTACCTGCACGCGTCGGGCCGACTCGCGGAGTCGGCGTTCCGCAAGCGCCGCGTCTCCCGCGAGCAGTACGAACGCGAGCAGCGCCAGCAATCCCGCCAGCAGCAGGGTCGGGCGAGCGGGCGCAGCCGCGAACGCAACCGGGGGCGTGCGGGGGCCGGGCGGACGAGCCAGCGTCAGACCGCGGGCGGCGCAGCGGCGACCGGGCCGCGCCGCGAGGACTACCG encodes the following:
- a CDS encoding J domain-containing protein produces the protein MRTDASIVWGLAGTFGVLGVVFGILGVVYSPVALGVAVPFALAGGVFYLHASGRLAESAFRKRRVSREQYEREQRQQSRQQQGRASGRSRERNRGRAGAGRTSQRQTAGGAAATGPRREDYRVLGVEPGASAEAVRAAYREKARELHPDRGGDEAEFARVNEAYERLKDD